The following are from one region of the Oryzias latipes chromosome 12, ASM223467v1 genome:
- the wdr36 gene encoding WD repeat-containing protein 36 — protein MPTGGSSLFSGFRVLGLYSNHVPHAFRYHAKHREFYLVTASGQRFHTFNVNRLGIVAVSNSLQDDITCLAADRMLVFAATGRLICSFSRNKEVVMRYHGHKQEVQLLLPLGDQLISSDCGGEVIVWDVQGGHVYLQLKFDPLSFAVSAIMHPSTYLNKVLLGSSQGALQLWNIKSSKLLYTFTGWSAGVTALQQSPAVDVVGVGTATGRIIIHNIRLDETLMSFTQDWGPVCSLSFRTDGPPIVASGSPQGHIAFWDLERRQLAAQQRHAHRTAVAGATFLHGEPLLVTNGADNAIKVWIFDQEGGGARLLRSRQGHSAPPIVIRHHGNDGKNILSAGQDGTLQSFSTVHERFNKNLGHGSVCKKKEKKKKKGLSYEELRLPAITAFSSAVTRQSEWDGIVACHRGRLAATTWSYYRSTMGAHHLQPPGAKRGSFASAVDITACGNFAVIGSSCGRIDVYNLQSGLHRGCFGDGGKAHDGTVRGLSVDALNHMTFSIASDSLLKFWRFKTKKQEDVLQLSSVPGTLKLHRESGMLALAFDDFTLAIVDIETRRTVRKFAGHRGNVNDMTFSPDGRWLVTVAMDCTIRTWDLPSGSLVDCFLVAVAPVSVSMSPTGDFLATAHVDHLGVFLWTNKSLCGPVGLRPLPADYQPAEETIPGITAEDEDLEVPSEEADDVYQSAEQLGAELVTLSLLPESRWKSLLHLDDIKRRNRPTAPPTPPPSAPFFLPTLPGLTPRFSLPATADSDAQSKVLPLGLLAQRSEFGSALESAQQSGSYDPPLRLLKDLGPAALSVEITCLSSEGGGAGSLLHAFICMIDSMLAKGRDFDLAHAYLALFLKLHLAAVAQDAVAMEALQQLASRLEAVWAELRASFNQSLCLLSYTKSALL, from the exons ATGCCGACCGGCGGCAGCTCCCTTTTCTCCGGTTTCCGGGTCTTGGGTCTTTACTCCAACCACGTGCCGCACGCGTTCCGGTACCACGCGAAGCACCGGGAGTTCTACCTGGTGACGGCGTCGGGACAGCGCTTCCACACTTTCAAC GTGAACCGACTCGGCATCGTAGCTGTGA GCAACAGCCTGCAGGATGACATCACCTGCTTGGCCGCAGACCGGATGCTGGTGTTCGCAGCGACGGGTCGTCTGATCTGCTCCTTCTCCAGGAACAAAGAG GTGGTCATGCGTTACCATGgtcacaaacaggaagtgcagctGCTTCTTCCTCTGGGCGATCAGCTGATCTCCTCAGACTGCGGCGGTGAAGTCATAGTGTGGGACGTGCAGGGGGGGC ACGTTTACCTCCAGCTGAAGTTTGACCCCCTCAGCTTTGCCGTGTCGGCCATCATGCATCCCAGCACCTACCTGAACAAGGTGCTGCTGGGCAGCTCCCAGGGTGCATTGCAGCTGTGGAACATAAAGAGCAG TAAACTGCTCTACACTTTCACTGGCTGGTCAGCAGGAGTCACGGCGCTGCAGCAG AGTCCTGCAGTGGATGTGGTTGGCGTCGGCACGGCGACAGGCCGCATCATCATCCACAACATCCGCCTGGATGAGACCCTGATGAGCTTCACGCAGGACTGGGGGCCGGTCTGCTCGCTGTCCTTCAGGACAG ACGGCCCCCCCATTGTGGCGTCCGGCAGTCCTCAGGGCCACATTGCATTCTGGGACTTGGAGCGTCGACAGCTCGCTGCCCAGCAGAGACACGCCCACAGGACAGCTGTCGCCGGGGCAACGTTCCTGCATGGCGAGCCACTGCTGGTCACCAACGGGGCGGACAACGCCATCAAG GTGTGgatatttgaccaagaaggggGCGGAGCCAGACTGCTGCGCAGTCGACAGGGTCACAGTGCCCCGCCCATTGTCATCCGTCACCATGGCAACGATGGCAAGAACATCTTGAGTGCAG GTCAGGACGGGACGCTGCAGTCCTTCTCCACGGTCCACGAGCGCTTCAATAAGAACCTGGGTCATG GGTCTGTCTGcaagaagaaggagaagaaaaagaagaagggcTTGTCTTACGAGGAGCTCCGCCTCCCCGCCATCACTGCCTTTTCTTCAG ctgtcaCGCGTCAGTCGGAATGGGATGGGATCGTGGCGTGTCACCGCGGCCGCCTCGCCGCCACTACCTGGAGTTATTACCGGTCCACCATGGGGGCCCACCACCTGCAGCCGCCGGGAGCCAAGAGGGGATCCTTCGCCTCG GCTGTAGACATCACCGCCTGCGGGAACTTTGCCGTGATTGGTTCATCCTGTGGCCGCATCGACGTCTACAACCTGCAGTCCGGCCTACACCGCGGTTGCTTTGGTGACGGAGGGAAAG ctcatgACGGGACGGTGAGAGGACTGTCCGTGGACGCGCTCAACCACATGACCTTCAGCATCGCCTCCGATTCGCTGCTGAAGTTCTGGCgcttcaagacaaaaaaacaggaagacgTTCTGCAGTTGAGTTCAGTTCCAGGGACCCTGAAGCTGCACAGAGAGAG tGGGATGCTAGCTTTAGCATTTGACGACTTCACGCTGGCCATCGTGGACATAGAAACCAGACGGACGGTCAGGAAGTTTGCCGGTCACCGTGGAAACGTCAACGACATG ACGTTCAGCCCTGACGGCCGATGGCTGGTCACCGTGGCCATGGACTGTACCATCCGGACATGGGACCTCCCCTCTGGCAG TCTGGTGGACTGCTTCCTTGTTGCCGTGGCGCCCGTCAGCGTGTCCATGTCACCAACGGGAGACTTTTTGGCGACGGCTCACGTGGATCACCTGGGCGTGTTTCTTTG GACCAATAAGAGTTTGTGTGGACCTGTGGGGCTCCGCCCCCTCCCAGCTGACTACCAACCAGCCGAGGAGACGATTCCCGGCATTACTGCTGAGGACGAAGACCTTGAAGTGCCTTCAGAGGAGGCTGACGATGTGTATCAGTCAGCTGAGCAGTTGGGGGCGGAGCTTGTGACTCTGTCTCTGCTGCCCGAGTCCCGATGGAAGAGTTTGCTGCACCTGGATGACATTAAG agacgGAACAGGCCTACGGCGCCCCCCACCCCTCCGCCCTCTGCCCCTTTCTTCCTGCCCACACTTCCTGGTCTGACACCTCGATTCAGCTTACCTGCAACAGCTGACTCGGACGCACAG TCCAAGGTACTGCCTTTGGGTTTGCTGGCTCAGAGGTCCGAGTTCGGTTCTGCTCTGGAATCCGCTCAGCAGTCCGGGTCAT ATGATCCACCGCTGCGCCTCCTGAAGGACTTGGGGCCAGCCGCGCTCTCTGTGGAAATCACCTGTCTATCATCAGAGGGGGGCGGAGCAGGCAGCCTGCTGCATGCCTTCATCTGCATGATTGACAGCATGCTGGCCAAGGGGCGGGACTTTGACCTGGCTCATGCGTACCTGGCTTTGTTCTTGAAG CTTCATTTGGCGGCGGTGGCGCAGGATGCGGTTGCCATGGAAGCCCTGCAGCAACTGGCATCCCGGCTGGAGgccgtgtgggcggagcttagAGCCTCATTCAATCAATCCTTGTGTCTGCTGTCGTACACCAAAAGTGCACTGCTGTGA
- the slc25a46 gene encoding solute carrier family 25 member 46 encodes MASRRPDSFDGLGYRGREEPLYGSGFPLRGTGAFADPQLQQWVTTPPDIPGSRNLHPGGDRTPFDGPQTEPRGPPGAAADWGAPPASFPPTDQVNRFAGFGIGLVSLFTENVLSHPCIVFRRQCQVNYHAHCYHLTPFSAVAVMYSISKAQGVKALWKGMGSTFIVHGVTLGAEGIISEFTPLPRELPHRWSWKELAGHLLLKGLTAVVVLPFYCASLVETVQSEIVRDESASGLLDCVREGLARLLHVGAPHSRRLLPLSCLLLPAALHAILRYAMSTTVQQVALWFYQRGRKQRSEPSNPLDAYFPELVAAWAGSLVADVALFPLETALHRLSLQGTRTIIDATDGVVATGAGASPLVLPVNTQYDGLSDCLHTIRRKEGGAGYYRGFGALVAQYTLHGALLAAARMLLRVMLLDTRTG; translated from the exons ATGGCTTCCAGGCGGCCGGACAGCTTCGACGGGCTCGGTTATCGGGGCCGCGAGGAGCCGCTGTACGGGTCCGGATTCCCGCTGAGGGGCACCGGAGCGTTCGCCGACCCGCAGCTGCAGCAGTGGGTCACCACGCCGCCCGACATCCCGGGCAGCCGTAACCTGCACCCGGGAGGAGACCGGACGCCTTTCGACGGGCCGCAGACCGAGCCCAGAGGACCTCCGGGGGCCGCGGCCGACTGGGGGGCTCCGCCCGCGAGCTTCCCGCCCACAG ATCAGGTCAATCGGTTCGCCGGATTCGGAATCGGACTCGTGAG tctCTTCACGGAGAACGTCCTCTCTCACCCCTGCATCGTCTTCCGTCGGCAGTGTCAG GTGAACTACCACGCCCACTGCTATCACCTGACGCCGTTTAGCGCTGTGGCCGTCATGTACTCCATCAGCAAGGCGCAG GGCGTGAAGGCTCTTTGGAAGGGGATGGGCAGCACCTTCATCGTTCACGGAGTCACGCTGGGAGCTGAGGGCATCATCAGCGAGTTCACACCATTACCACG GGAGCTTCCTCACAGGTGGAGCTGGAAGGAGCTGGCCGGACATTTGCTGCTCAAAGG TCTGACCGCTGTGGTGGTGCTCCCGTTTTACTGCGCGAGCCTCGTCGAGACGGTCCAG AGTGAGATAGTGCGGGACGAGTCGGCCTCCGGCCTGCTGGACTGCGTCCGCGAGGGTCTGGCCAGGTTGCTGCACGTTGGCGCCCCCCACAGTCGCCGGCTGCTTCCTCTAAGTTGCCTACtgcttcctgctgctctgcacgcCATCCTGCGCTACGCCATGTCCACCACCGTGCAGCAGGTGGCGCTGTGGTTCTACCAACGGGGCAGGAAGCAGCGGTCAGAGCCCTCCAACCCCCTCGACGCCTACTTTCCTGAGCTGGTCGCCGCGTGGGCGGGGTCTCTTGTTGCGGATGTGGCGTTGTTTCCTCTGGAGACAGCGCTGCACCGCCTCAGCCTGCAGGGGACGCGCACCATCATCGACGCCACCGATGGCGTGGTCGCTACGGGAGCCGGCGCCTCCCCGCTGGTGCTGCCCGTCAACACACAGTATGACGGTCTGTCTGACTGCCTGCACACCATCCGCCGCAAAGAGGGCGGGGCGGGCTACTACCGCGGCTTCGGGGCGCTGGTGGCACAGTACACGCTGCATGGCGCCCTGCTGGCCGCCGCCAGGATGCTTCTCAGGGTGATGCTGCTGGACACCAGAACCGGTTAG